The Dendropsophus ebraccatus isolate aDenEbr1 chromosome 6, aDenEbr1.pat, whole genome shotgun sequence nucleotide sequence ATTTGTTCAATGGGTTTTTAAGTGAAAGCCACGGAGCGGTAGGGGTGTCCACTGTAAGTCTGTTTCCTATGCCAAGGTGAATTGTATATTTCTGTAAGTGCTTTGGGGTGCACAGATTATAAGTCACATAGGATTGCTTAAGCTATGGTGGATTTACATTAACGTGTTTAATGCAGTTTTAGGACAAAAATACAAAGTGTACACAAAGCAAAAATATTCTAGAAACCTGGTGAAATAAATTGTCATGTGTCTGATTATTGAGTTGTTTCATCTGTCTAGACATCACACAATATGATATATGAAATAATTTGCAATATTTCATGTTTTCCCTAAAAGAAGTTAAAAAGTTAATGAAATGTGATTGGATACTAGTCTGTAAGGGTGGTCCATTGGCAGCCCATGGAGAGAactaaagttttttgttttataaagGCATACTTCAAATATGCAGTATCTAGGCTTGTTGATGGTGCTGAGAACCACACATATAGAAATggggtgacagtattactttagTTAGTCTGAGACATTGTATTTTTACCACAGACAGTCATTAAGTCTTTGTGGAAAAGACTACTACTTCTGTTTTTATTTGGCTATAGCAATGAAGGAGAAGCTGCTGTGGGGAGCGCTAAGCATTCTTCGTGTCATGTGGTGCCTAGCTCCGCAGAAGGGCTACCTACATCCTGATGAATTCTTTCAGTCTCCTGAGGTTATAGCAGGTATTTATTGCTTCCAAGCTCTATggacgagatttatcaaacatggtgtaacgtgaaactggctcagttgcccctagcaaccaatcagattccaccatttattttccaaagagtctgtgaggaatgaaaggtggaatctgattggttgctaggggcaactgagccagtttcacgttacaccatgtttgtaaaATCTCCTATGTGTTTAATTGTAACGTCCATCTTCACAACCATTCTTCTATTCATCCACTGcggtttaaataaaaaataaactttcctaagggtacaaacccacttgccggatctgcagcgagactcgctgcagatcccggctctatactttcaatagcagagaaactcgcagcagggattttgtctgcagcccgccccattaacccccccggctgccggagattatacattaccgggtccccgctcctgcttgcttcggggcaggagcggggacccgctAATGTACAGCCTggccgccccctgctgcccccgatcgccccctcagcagcactaatcgcccccccgcagcccccggccgcacgatatcccccagccccggccgcacgatatcccccagccccggccgcacgatcccccgcagccccgatcgctcccctgcagctccgatCGTGACGGTggtggtgcggtcgggggctgcgggggatcatgcggcggggggcgatcgaggcagcagggggcggccaggctatacattaccgggtccccgctcctgccccgaagcaagcaggagcggggacccggtaatgtataatctccggtggccggggggttaatggggcgggctgcagacaaaatcgcaacagggatgtacatccctgctgccagtttctctgctattgaaagtatagggccgggatctgcagcgagtctcgctgcaaaaacgcagcgaggggactcgctgcagatccagcaagtgggtttgtacccttaatcaaCATTTCATTTCAAGAAGTTTACACAAGTCTGTCATTCCACGGTAGCAAAATAAAAGCAAACTCTAGATAGTCTAACCCTTCAACCATAATCTTTTCTATCTGTCCCCTAGTAATTAttcagatatactgtacattatttgGAATGAAGCTAAGATGCTTCTGCTCCTACAAAATAACTTTGAACAACTTCTATACTTTTTCCATGGGACATGTTCACGTGACTGCATGTGAACTTTTTACACCTCTAGTTTCGGGCCACAGTGTTTGGTTATTTTCAATTCATGTCCATTAAAAAGCACATCCTTTGCCATGCCTTGACATAGGGATAGAAAAAGGCTTGTCATCTCTCTCCTATACATGCCACATGGTAaaccctgcccccacttcctgtaattTGCCCTGACCTAAGTTACtagagacaaatatttcctgagtagagatgagcgaacctggagcatgctcgagtccatccaaacccgaacgttcggcttttaaatagcggtggctgctgaagttggataaagcactaaggctatgtggaaaacatatagtcattggctgcatccatgttttccagacaaccttagagctttatgcaacttcagcagccccagctaatcaaatgctgaacgtttgggttcagatggactcgaacctggttcgctcatctctattcctaacaACAGGTAGATAACAAGTAAGACACCTCGTGGACTTATTATCACATTACATGGACCTTACATTACAGATTATCTGTtagctttgtaatgtatgtttgaTTTCAAGCTGTGTCAAGATGTGTGCAAAGAAGGGTAAGATGAAGAGAAAGGGAATTTTTCAATGCTTACTCCATAAATCTAGTACTATTTATTTTTACTAAAGTTCTCAACTTGGCAAAACACAGGAAAAGACAAAGAAATTTCCCCCAAAAACTTGCAAAAACTTTTTGCCAAAACCTACACAAAAAGCATCAATAGATTGCCCCTTTGTGGAAAACTATGGCTGTACATTTGTGCACAATTCACATTAGAATGTGGTTACAATCTAAATATAATCATAGTTTGTTAGCCCAACCTTAGGATTTCAGTTTTATAGTCTTAATAaatgtataatatttttttaatgttttgctaGGTGACATTTTAGATATGAATATTAACCGCCCTTGGGAATTTTACTCGACCTCCCCATGTAGAACGGTGCTCATACCTCTTCTTACATCTGGCACAGCCTTCGGGATTATTAACATATTACATAGCTTCTTGTCTGAGTCAGCTTTTAATTACAGCTACATTCTCCTGGTCCTTCCTCGTCTCATCATAACaatcctctcctttctgctggaCTATACAGTGCTTCAAGTAGCTGCGGCTTGGGGCTCTAATCCATGGAAGGCTTTGGTTCTCCTGGCAATGTCTCCAGTGACTCTGTTTTTTTACACCAGAACATTCAGCAATGCTGTAGAGGGGGTACTCTTTGCTCTTCTCCTGCTCCTTATATCACCTGGTGAAAGGAACCCTGTGACCAAGAATTGTAAAGCAAAGTCTCATCATCTTATTGGCCTGGTATTGACGGTCGGTTTTTTTAACAGACCCACTTTCCTCTGTTTTGCTTTTGTGCCATTGATATACCGGGCTGTCCAAAGGGGCAGCCGCAGGTCCCAGTTCTCACACACGTCCACTATTCTTACCATCATGAGGACAGTGCCTAGTGCAGTTCTCTGCTCAGTCCTATTTATAATGGCTGACACCATATACTACACAGGACATTGGCCACTTTCTCTGAACAAGAAAGAAGGCTTCATTGAGCAGCTAGTGAAAAACTCAATTATAACGCCTATAAACTTCCTGCTTTATAACATTAACCCTGAAAATCTTGCCCAGCATGGAGTTCACCCCCGAATAACTCATATTGCAGTTAATGGCTTCATGCTCTTTGGACTGTTTCATCTGTCTGCTCTGTGCTCTGGGATGAACATGTTAAAAACCAGGATGCGGCATAGATCTAATGATGAGAAGCCTTCTCCCCAGCTATCTGGTAACAGCTTACTGCTAATGATTTACTTTGTGCCGCTCATGCTTCTGTCGCTTTTTAACCACCAAGAACCTCGCTTCCTCATCCCCCTGGTAGTACCATTGGTATTATTAGTTTCCAATtataagagaacaatgaaaacaaaaTGCATTATTGTCTTGTTTAATGTCACTGGAGCCCTTTTCTTTGGCTGTCTCCATCAAGCTGGATTAATTCCTGGCTTGTTCCACCTCCAGCAAATTGTGCAGTCTAAATCCACTGCTGGCAACATGTCACACCATCACACTGTCGTCTTCACGCACACATACATGCCTCCCATGTACTTGCTGAACCTAAAAAAAAGGCAAACATCCGTGGATATTATCGATCTTGCTGGCTGTACTGAAGAGCTCTTGTGCCAAAAACTTCGAGAAATACAAGGAGAACTTTCAGTGAGAAATGCACAGGCGTCGGGGAAGACAGTGCATCATTTCATAGCTGTATTTCCTGGCACTATTACAGAAGTTGTGGAAAGTTGCAGATTAGTCCACAAGTATGAAGCCTTGTTCACACCACATCTGTCAATGGAGGACCCTCCCAAAATATCTCATTTGCTTACAGGCAGCTTAAAGAGTCAATTATCACTGTATATAATTGAGGTTGTTGTGATGTAACGGGGATAACCTCAGAGTGGTGCACTTGCCTCCTTGGTTACAAAGAAAATATATACAGAAAGTGGATTACACATGGAAAACGGTTGGTTATTTTTTCCTTTAGCATTTGATAATGATATCAATGTAGTCTTctgtaaaaggggttatccaccgctacaaaaacacggccactttccccctactgttgtctccagattgggtggggtttcaaactcacttccattaaagtaaatggagcttaattgcaaactgcacctgaactggagacaagagagggggaaaagtgggcatgtttttgtagcgctggataacccctttaaaggggtactccagagacttttttaaaccaactggtgtcagaaagggtactccggagaaaaaaaaatatcttttgaaATCGAGGAActttctggtgtcagaaatttatacagatttgtaattaacttctattaaaaaaaatctcaagtcttaaattacttatgagctgctgtatgtcctgcaggtagaggAGTTTTAtttcttgtctgacacagtgttctctgctgccacctctgtctgtgacaggaactgtccagagcagcagcaaatttccatacaaaacccctactgctctggacagttcctgccatggacagaggtggcagcaaggagcactgtgtcaggctggaaaaaatacatgacttcctgcagctgataagtactggagaacttgagatttttcaatagaaaaaaaattacagctctGCATAACTTTTAGACATCagtttcaaaacattttttcctTCTGGTGTCCCCCTTTAATCCAGACCAATAAAACTAAACAGGTTTTTCTGACAGTTTTGTAAGTTATGCTATGTGAAATATTCATTACTGGTGTATAGTATTAAACAGACTTATCTCGTATGTATTGAGCAGAGCACTAAACCTTGACTACAGCACTTAGTAAAACAATCAATATGCATATGTACGTACCAGCATGGGGCTGTGACGGCAGTCTCTCCCCTGATGGATGGCATATTTCAAGGATCAGCTATGTTGGGTTTCAACATGCTCCATCATTTGCTTGTGTGGGATATAAGCCCCCACTTTATTTCTCCTCATCTAGGTATTCCAGGATTTTTGAAAATATAAATTGCTAAAGGTCTGATGGGGATTGTCACTATTGTGTGTACAGCGCCCATCAGAGGATTATCATTATTGGTATCAAATTATTAACTTTAGAAAATGCCAAAAAAAGGGATTATTCCAAGTTAACCTAGACTTCACtcgtaaaaaaaacatgttttaaattgcaaaacatcataaaagtacaggaaatgttttggtgcaattagaaaaaacattttgggggagatttatcaaacaggtgtaaggTAAAAttgacttagttgcccctagcaaccaatcagattccacctttcattcctcacagattgtttaaaaaagtgaaaggtggaatcctattggttgccaggggcaactaagacaaatctccccctatgtgtaagaATTTATTTTAACTGACTAGTGTCAATGAATGTAAACAAATCACTAAATATAAAGTATACAAAATCTCTATGTTGTAAGAGGCCATGACCTTTGTATTAAATTATAAGTAACCTATTGAGAA carries:
- the PIGZ gene encoding GPI mannosyltransferase 4; translation: MKEKLLWGALSILRVMWCLAPQKGYLHPDEFFQSPEVIAGDILDMNINRPWEFYSTSPCRTVLIPLLTSGTAFGIINILHSFLSESAFNYSYILLVLPRLIITILSFLLDYTVLQVAAAWGSNPWKALVLLAMSPVTLFFYTRTFSNAVEGVLFALLLLLISPGERNPVTKNCKAKSHHLIGLVLTVGFFNRPTFLCFAFVPLIYRAVQRGSRRSQFSHTSTILTIMRTVPSAVLCSVLFIMADTIYYTGHWPLSLNKKEGFIEQLVKNSIITPINFLLYNINPENLAQHGVHPRITHIAVNGFMLFGLFHLSALCSGMNMLKTRMRHRSNDEKPSPQLSGNSLLLMIYFVPLMLLSLFNHQEPRFLIPLVVPLVLLVSNYKRTMKTKCIIVLFNVTGALFFGCLHQAGLIPGLFHLQQIVQSKSTAGNMSHHHTVVFTHTYMPPMYLLNLKKRQTSVDIIDLAGCTEELLCQKLREIQGELSVRNAQASGKTVHHFIAVFPGTITEVVESCRLVHKYEALFTPHLSMEDPPKISHLLTGSLKSQLSLYIIEVVVM